The following are encoded together in the Deltaproteobacteria bacterium genome:
- a CDS encoding phosphotransferase, with translation MDGIIKDIELLFKESKIGSVVSINKLLGDASNRSYYRCSTDKNKSYIVMVNAVTDKAIVSEEIAQHSKGFAELPFINIHKYLLQWHVNVPSIYYTNKSNSMLILQDLGNTMLGDIVNKDGSSAELYKNAIDMMRKFQVKESNVPDGCYARSNRFNSNLYEFEFNHFIEYEIEKAGVELPPNIMAKLKRLFHGLSVLFERYSNTFVHRDYHSRNLMYFHKKIYTIDFQDALIGPPHYDLASLLRDAYVELTDDAVDEMVDYYVYKNAYAHSGFKDIFTLISIQRMLKAAGRFRYIKIVKGNDRFMKYIPQLLERIKRLSISYKSDPSLDVIAETIDIVRNSDRRRSNEEDKLEMEEALPRK, from the coding sequence ATGGATGGTATAATTAAAGACATAGAGCTTTTATTCAAAGAGTCTAAAATCGGTTCTGTTGTGTCCATAAATAAACTTTTAGGTGATGCATCTAACAGAAGCTATTATAGATGCAGTACGGATAAAAATAAGAGCTACATAGTGATGGTTAATGCAGTGACCGATAAAGCTATCGTATCCGAGGAGATCGCACAGCATTCAAAAGGTTTTGCAGAACTACCTTTCATAAATATTCATAAGTATCTTTTGCAATGGCATGTAAATGTGCCCTCCATTTATTATACGAACAAATCAAATAGTATGCTGATCCTTCAGGACCTCGGGAATACCATGCTTGGTGATATCGTCAATAAAGATGGCTCATCCGCCGAATTGTACAAAAATGCAATAGATATGATGCGGAAGTTCCAGGTAAAAGAAAGCAATGTCCCGGATGGCTGCTATGCAAGATCTAACAGATTTAATAGCAATCTTTACGAGTTTGAGTTTAATCATTTTATAGAATATGAGATTGAAAAGGCAGGCGTAGAGCTGCCTCCAAATATCATGGCTAAGTTAAAGAGACTTTTTCACGGGCTTTCAGTGCTTTTTGAAAGATACTCAAACACATTTGTTCACAGAGATTATCATTCAAGGAACCTCATGTATTTTCATAAGAAAATTTACACGATAGATTTCCAGGACGCATTGATAGGTCCGCCGCACTATGACCTAGCATCATTATTGAGAGATGCGTATGTTGAGCTTACTGATGATGCTGTAGATGAGATGGTTGATTACTATGTTTACAAAAATGCTTATGCGCATAGCGGCTTTAAAGATATTTTCACACTCATAAGCATCCAGCGAATGTTGAAGGCTGCGGGTAGATTCAGATATATAAAAATTGTAAAAGGAAACGATAGGTTTATGAAATATATCCCGCAATTGCTGGAACGGATAAAAAGGCTGTCCATATCGTATAAATCGGATCCATCTCTTGATGTTATTGCAGAGACTATAGACATCGTCCGGAATTCTGATCGCCGCCGCTCAAATGAGGAGGATAAACTTGAAATGGAAGAGGCTTTACCACGAAAATAA
- the rsmD gene encoding 16S rRNA (guanine(966)-N(2))-methyltransferase RsmD yields the protein MKTLKDDSIRPTSSKVREAFFDIIGHSIEDAIFLDLFAGTGAMGIEALSRGAGFVWFVEKAERAVTLLSKNLAMADNNLYTVMKKDAFDAIDHIKNKGINVDIVYIDPPYAEKDVYGNILMKLLNSNIMNKSYIIGIEHAGYNEESIKDTVGSHTIKTYKYGDSRITMMRGNRNG from the coding sequence ATAAAGACTTTAAAGGATGATTCTATAAGGCCCACGTCTTCAAAGGTAAGAGAGGCTTTTTTTGATATCATAGGACATAGTATAGAAGATGCAATATTTCTTGATCTGTTTGCAGGAACGGGTGCAATGGGTATAGAAGCATTAAGTAGAGGTGCGGGTTTTGTATGGTTTGTGGAAAAAGCAGAAAGGGCAGTAACATTATTGTCTAAAAACCTTGCAATGGCAGACAACAATTTATATACAGTTATGAAAAAGGATGCTTTTGATGCCATTGATCATATTAAGAATAAAGGCATCAATGTTGATATAGTTTATATTGATCCACCTTATGCCGAGAAAGATGTGTATGGAAATATTTTAATGAAGTTGCTGAACAGTAACATTATGAATAAAAGCTATATAATCGGTATTGAGCACGCCGGGTATAACGAAGAATCTATAAAGGATACCGTCGGAAGTCATACAATAAAAACCTATAAGTATGGAGATAGCCGTATAACAATGATGAGAGGCAATAGGAATGGCTAA
- the coaD gene encoding pantetheine-phosphate adenylyltransferase, giving the protein MAKIAVYPGSFDPITFGHINIVERGLEIFDNIIIAVAGNSSGKKPFFSSEERIDIIKKLFKKEKRVTTEPFNGLLINYVKAKKAEVILKGLRSVTDFEYELQMALANKNLSGNIETVFMMTEDKYSFISSTIIKEILSLGGSVKGLAPDVVVQEFNKKMKERKSDIVSWE; this is encoded by the coding sequence ATGGCTAAAATAGCAGTATACCCGGGTTCTTTTGACCCGATCACCTTTGGACACATAAATATTGTTGAACGCGGATTGGAGATATTTGATAATATTATTATTGCAGTTGCAGGTAATTCATCCGGGAAAAAACCTTTCTTTTCATCAGAGGAGCGTATAGATATAATCAAAAAGCTCTTTAAAAAAGAAAAGCGTGTAACAACCGAGCCGTTTAATGGCCTGCTCATTAATTATGTCAAGGCAAAAAAAGCAGAAGTTATATTGAAAGGATTAAGATCTGTCACCGATTTTGAATATGAGCTTCAAATGGCTCTCGCCAATAAGAATTTGAGTGGAAATATAGAAACAGTTTTTATGATGACGGAGGATAAGTATTCTTTTATAAGCTCAACGATCATAAAGGAAATTCTATCACTCGGAGGATCGGTAAAGGGACTTGCCCCGGATGTTGTTGTTCAAGAATTTAATAAAAAAATGAAAGAGCGGAAATCGGATATAGTTTCATGGGAATAA
- a CDS encoding pyridoxal phosphate-dependent aminotransferase, whose protein sequence is MLSERAKAIKPSATLAIDTKAKELKSQGIDVVGFGAGEPDFDTPENIKEAAIDAIKKGFTKYMPVDGIPELKDAVIEKFKRDNGLEYTRDEIIVSVGAKHALFNIALAMINTGDEVIIPTPYWVSYPEMFGVAGGIPVFVKTKEEENFALKPEAVEKAITKKTKILLINSPGNPSGAVYPKKDLEAIAEVVKKHNIFVVTDDIYEKLIYDGEKFSTIAQAKDMKSRTLLVHGVSKTYAMTGWRIGFTAGPKEIIKAMKNIQSQSTSNPTSIAMKASAEALRGPQDSVGKMVNEFDKRRKYLVDGLNKIKGIKCITPKGAFYAFPNISALYGKKFKGTIIKDSFDFADFLLNQVKVAVVPGAPFGAEENIRLSYATSLDTIKKGLERIEQAVSMLE, encoded by the coding sequence ATGTTATCTGAAAGGGCTAAAGCAATAAAGCCGTCGGCTACATTAGCTATTGATACAAAGGCAAAAGAGTTAAAATCACAGGGCATCGATGTTGTTGGTTTTGGGGCAGGTGAGCCTGATTTTGATACCCCTGAGAATATAAAAGAAGCAGCTATAGATGCAATCAAAAAGGGGTTCACGAAGTATATGCCTGTTGATGGTATCCCGGAGCTAAAGGATGCTGTTATAGAAAAATTTAAGCGTGACAATGGACTTGAATACACAAGAGATGAGATCATAGTATCTGTTGGTGCAAAGCACGCATTGTTCAATATAGCACTTGCTATGATCAATACCGGGGATGAGGTTATAATCCCTACGCCATACTGGGTTTCTTACCCTGAAATGTTCGGTGTTGCTGGCGGCATCCCTGTATTTGTGAAAACAAAAGAAGAAGAAAATTTTGCATTAAAACCGGAGGCGGTAGAAAAAGCGATAACAAAAAAGACAAAAATTCTATTAATAAACAGCCCCGGTAATCCATCGGGTGCTGTTTATCCAAAGAAGGATCTTGAAGCAATCGCAGAGGTGGTAAAAAAACATAATATTTTTGTCGTTACGGATGATATATATGAAAAGCTTATCTATGACGGAGAGAAATTTTCTACAATTGCTCAGGCAAAAGACATGAAATCAAGGACTCTACTCGTTCACGGTGTATCCAAGACTTATGCTATGACAGGATGGCGGATTGGTTTTACCGCTGGTCCAAAAGAAATCATCAAGGCAATGAAGAATATTCAGAGCCAGAGCACATCCAACCCAACATCTATTGCAATGAAAGCAAGTGCAGAGGCATTGAGAGGCCCGCAAGATTCTGTTGGCAAGATGGTTAACGAATTCGATAAAAGAAGAAAATATCTCGTGGACGGATTAAACAAGATAAAAGGTATAAAATGTATTACACCGAAGGGCGCATTTTATGCGTTCCCTAATATAAGTGCCTTGTATGGTAAGAAATTTAAAGGCACGATTATAAAAGATTCTTTTGATTTTGCTGATTTTTTGCTTAATCAGGTAAAGGTTGCCGTTGTTCCAGGTGCACCATTCGGAGCAGAAGAAAATATAAGGCTATCATATGCCACATCCCTTGATACTATTAAAAAAGGGCTTGAACGTATAGAACAAGCAGTCAGTATGTTAGAGTGA